The window TGACCGGTGCGAGCCGAGGGATCGGTCGCGCGATCGCGTTGGAATTGGCTGCTCGCGGTGCGTCGGTTGCGATCAACTTTTTGAAGTCGGAAGAGCGTGCGGTCGAGGTCGCAACGGAGATTTCCAATTCCGGCGGAGCGGTGATGTTGGTGCGAGCTGACATCTCTTGCAAGGAAGACGTCGACGCGATGGTCGAGAGCGTCGTTGAGAAGTGGGGCGGATTGGACATTGTTGTCAGCAATGCCGCGGCGGGCGGTTTTCGCGATCTGAATGATTTGACACCTGTCAATTTCGACGCGGTTCTTCGCAGTAACTCAGCGCCGGTGGTGTGGTTGGCTCAAGCGGCTTGGAAGTATTTGGCCGAGGGCGAATCTCACGGCAAGTTGGTCGCCGTCAGTAGCCACGGTTCGAATTGGGCGGTGCCTCATTACGGAGCCATCGGTGCATCCAAGGCAGCGTTGGAAGCGTTGGTCCGTCATCTTGCGTTGGAGTTTGGTGATCGTGGGATCAACTTCAACTGTGTACTGCCAGGCATCATTGCCACAGACGCGATCGCCAGCATGCCCGGTTCGGAAGGTTTGATTGAAGCGGCGAGCGAACGAATGATGGTTGGTAAACGACGGCTATGCGAACAAGACGTTTCGTCAGTGGTAGCGTTTTTGTGTGGTGATGGAAGTGATTTGATCCAAGGGCAAACGCTCGTGATCGATGGTGGCGTCAGCATTCGCGTGTGATGCGAAAGTCGGCCATGCAAGTATTTGTGACAGATGTTTCTAGGCGATTGGTAGTTCGATGATTGATCCATTGATTCTTAGACGGGCGACGATAGCGCTGGTGGTCCTGTTGGCGGGGATGGTTGTTTGGCAGGTGATGAAGTCCACCGCGGAACAATCGACGGCAACGAAAGAACGTGATCCGAATGAGCCTGAACTGAGCCTGGGTAGTTTTGCGCAACCGTCTTTGTCTTCCAGATCCGATGGAGAGTCGGCCGGTGAACTGACCCTTCGCGTTGGAAAGATCGGATCCGCGCCGCGACGCGACGAAATCACTGTGTTGAAATCGTTGCCAAATTCCGAACGCGAGTGGACACGTGCTTACACGATGGCGAAGGGGAACTCGTGTCGTTTGGTTGCTCCCGGAGCATCCGTTTCTGCACCTTTGTCGATGGCTCGCAGTGGTCAGCATGGCGAGTTGGGGCGAATCTCGGCGATCACGATTGGATTGGAAATGGCGTCACAAGGTCGGCAAAAGCTGCCTTCTGTTACCCGGCAACAGGTCGATCAGTACTTTGAGGAGCATCGTTTGTCGGTCCAGCCCAAGTTGTACTACGACGAGGAAAAACGGGTTTACTTCGGCACCGATTGCACGGCAGCTTTCTATGAGATTGAACGTCCCGGCTACACAATCGAACCGGAGCCAATGATCAATGTCGCGGTCAGT of the Rhodopirellula baltica SH 1 genome contains:
- a CDS encoding SDR family oxidoreductase, giving the protein MKPLADLQGKRALVTGASRGIGRAIALELAARGASVAINFLKSEERAVEVATEISNSGGAVMLVRADISCKEDVDAMVESVVEKWGGLDIVVSNAAAGGFRDLNDLTPVNFDAVLRSNSAPVVWLAQAAWKYLAEGESHGKLVAVSSHGSNWAVPHYGAIGASKAALEALVRHLALEFGDRGINFNCVLPGIIATDAIASMPGSEGLIEAASERMMVGKRRLCEQDVSSVVAFLCGDGSDLIQGQTLVIDGGVSIRV